One window of the Chanos chanos chromosome 11, fChaCha1.1, whole genome shotgun sequence genome contains the following:
- the slc34a2a gene encoding solute carrier family 34 member 2a produces MTPRPDLEHSSAKQPEKMTDVLKDHTGVMVVAPSTVALIQGEEDPWDLPELQDTGLKWSELDTKGKILRTGASVGKLVLLVGLLYMFVCSLDVLSSAFQLVGGKAAGDIFQDNKVLSNPLAGLCIGVLVTLLVQSSSTSSSIVVSMVSSGLLQVSTAVPVIMGTNIGTSVTNTIVAMTQAGDRNKFRRAFAGATVHDFFNWLSVLVLLPLEAATGYLFKVTDLIIKSFNIQSGEDAPDLLNIITDPLTNSIIQLDESVISGIATGDPEAKNKSLIKIWCQTSTNTTLQNVTLENCTASPCWELRNISETINIKKCGHIFVNANLPDLAVGLILLALSLLLLCTCLILIVKLLNSMLKGQVAVVIKKIINTDFPFPFGWVTGYLAIIVGAGMTFVVQSSSVFTSAITPLVGIGVISIERAYPLSLGSNIGTTTTAILAAMASPGDTLGSSLQIALVHFLFNISGIVLWYPIPFMRVPIHLAKALGNQTAKYRWFAGVYIIACFFVFPLLVFGLSVAGWQALVGILVPLAGMLIVIVVLNVLQSRRPEWLPPQLRSWEFLPLWMHSLEPWDRLVTTVTTRCCCCCKCCQVAEGDVETGTEEKKEQMLEMYDNQAVSSEEEEDKEACQNNHHMVPSASPPPPGSISQSPTAWFHRPAPHCLVPSASPPPPGSICQSPTAWFHWLVSHRLVPSASPPPPGSIGQSPTAWFHRPVPHRLVPSASPPPPGSIGQSPTAWFHRPVPHRLVPSASPPPPGSIGQSPTAWFHRPAPHRLVASASPSLPGSIGQSPTAWFHRPAPHRLVPSASPPPPGSIGQSPTAWLHRPVPNHLVPSASPPPPGSIGQSSTAWFHRPVPHCLVPSASPPPPGCIGQSPTAWFHRPVPHRLVASASLPPPGSIGQSLTAWFHRPVSHRLVPSASLPPPGCIGQSLTAWFHRPVSHRLVPSASLPPPGSIGQSPTAWFHRPVSHRLVPSASLPPPGCIGQSLTAWFHRPVPHRLVPSASLPPPGSIGQSPTARRGTRQECRPSLHPLDLASVGQVPHSRSHSLKFGNEERSLGPRCDACFHHDPEQARIVTRVFTTTLNGPAL; encoded by the exons ATGACACCTCGGCCCGATCTGGAGCATTCATCAGCGAAACAaccagagaaaatgactgatg TTCTTAAGGATCACACTGGGGTCATGGTTGTGGCTCCGTCTACGGTGGCTCTGATCCAGGGGGAGGAAGATCCCTGGGATCTGCCTGAGCTGCAGGATACTGGGCTGAAATGGTCAG aactgGACACCAAAGGGAAAATCCTGCGGACTGGGGCTTCTGTGGGAAAGCTTGTCTTGCTGGTTGGTCTTTTGTACATGTTCGTCTGCTCCCTGGATGTCCTCAGCTCAGCATTCCAGCTTGTTGGAG GAAAGGCAGCTGGGGACATCTTTCAGGACAATAAAGTGCTCTCCAACCCACTGGCAGGCCTGTGTATTGGAGTACTAGTGACTCTACTGGTACAAAGCTCTAGTACATCCTCATCCATAGTGGTCAGCATGGTTTCCTCTGGCT TGCTACAGGTTTCCACGGCTGTTCCTGTGATCATGGGAACAAACATCGGCACGTCAGTCACTAACACTATCGTGGCAATGACTCAGGCTGGAGACAGGAACAAGTTCCGCAG GGCCTTTGCAGGTGCAACAGTGCATGATTTCTTTAACTGGCTGTCAGTGCTGGTCCTACTGCCTCTGGAGGCAGCTACTGGTTATCTATTCAAAGTCACAGATCTCATCATCAAATCTTTCAACATCCAGAGTGGAGAGGATGCCCCCGATCTCCTAAACATCATCACTGACCCACTCACCAATTCCAttatacag TTGGATGAATCTGTCATCAGTGGAATCGCTACAGGAGACCCTGAGGCTAAGAATAAAAGTCTTATTAAGATCTGGTGTCAAACCTCCACAAACACG ACCCTGCAGAATGTGACTCTGGAGAACTGCACTGCTTCCCCATGCTGGGAGCTGAGAAACATCTCTGAAaccataaacattaaaaaat gTGGTCATATATTTGTCAATGCCAACCTGCCAGACCTTGCTGTAGGTCTGATCCTGTTAGCCCTGTCTCTGCTGCTCCTCTGCACCTGTCTGATCCTCATCGTCAAACTACTCAACTCCATGCTCAAAGGACAGGTTGCCGTGGTGATTAAAAAGATCATTAACACAG ACTTTCCATTCCCGTTTGGATGGGTCACTGGCTACCTGGCTATCATAGTTGGAGCAGGAATGACGTTTGTAGTTCAGAGCAGTTCTGTTTTCACGTCAGCCATTACCCCCCTGGTCG gTATTGGTGTTATAAGCATTGAGAGGGCTTACCCTTTATCCCTGGGCTCCAACATTGGCACAACCACCACTGCCATACTGGCTGCCATGGCCAGTCCTGGAGATACATTGGGCAGCTCTCTACAG ATTGCTCTGGTCCACTTCTTATTCAATATTTCGGGGATTGTGCTGTGGTACCCCATTCCTTTCATGCGTGTGCCCATCCACTTGGCCAAAGCCCTTGGTAACCAGACTGCTAAGTACCGCTGGTTTGCAGGTGTCTACATAATTGCCTGCTTCTTTGTCTTTCCACTGCTTGTCTTTGGCCTGTCTGTAGCGGGCTGGCAGGCCTTAGTGGGCATCCTGGTGCCCCTGGCTGGCATGCTGATCGTCATCGTCGTCTTAAATGTCCTGCAGTCGCGCCGACCTGAGTGGCTGCCCCCCCAGCTCCGATCCTGGGAGTTCCTCCCGCTCTGGATGCACTCCCTGGAACCGTGGGACCGTCTCGTTACCACGGTTACCACCCgatgctgctgctgttgtaaaTGTTGCCAGGTTGCTGAGGGCGATGTGGAGACTGGCactgaggagaagaaagagcagATGCTGGAGATGTACGATAACCAAGCAGTCagcagtgaggaagaggaggacaaggAAGCA TGCCAAAATAACCACCACATGGTTCCATCGGCCAGTCCCCCACCGCCTGGTTCCATCAGCCAGTCCCCCACCGCCTGGTTCCATCGGCCAGCCCCCCACTGCCTGGTTCCATCGGCCAGTCCCCCACCGCCTGGTTCCATCTGCCAGTCTCCAACCGCCTGGTTCCATTGGCTAGTCTCCCACCGCCTGGTTCCATCGGCCAGTCCCCCACCGCCTGGTTCCATTGGCCAGTCCCCCACCGCCTGGTTCCATCGGCCAGTCCCCCACCGCCTGGTTCCATCTGCCAGTCCCCCACCGCCTGGTTCCATCGGCCAGTCTCCAACCGCCTGGTTCCATCGGCCAGTCCCCCACCGCCTGGTTCCATCTGCCAGTCCCCCGCCGCCTGGTTCCATCGGCCAGTCTCCAACTGCCTGGTTCCATCGGCCAGCCCCCCACCGCCTGGTTGCATCGGCCAGTCCCTCACTGCCTGGTTCCATCGGCCAGTCTCCAACCGCCTGGTTCCATCGGCCAGCCCCCCACCGCCTGGTTCCATCGGCCAGTCCCCCACCGCCTGGTTCCATCGGCCAGTCCCCCACCGCCTGGTTGCATCGGCCAGTCCCCAACCACCTGGTTCCATCTGCCAGTCCCCCGCCGCCTGGTTCCATCGGCCAGTCTTCCACCGCCTGGTTCCATCGGCCAGTCCCTCACTGCCTGGTTCCATCGGCCAGCCCCCCACCGCCTGGTTGCATCGGCCAGTCTCCCACCGCCTGGTTCCATCGGCCAGTCCCCCACCGCCTGGTTGCATCGGCCAGTCTCCCACCGCCTGGTTCCATCGGCCAGTCCCTCACTGCCTGGTTCCATCGGCCAGTCTCCCACCGCCTGGTTCCATCGGCCAGTCTCCCACCGCCTGGTTGCATCGGCCAGTCCCTCACTGCCTGGTTCCATCGGCCAGTCTCCCACCGCCTGGTTCCATCGGCCAGTCTCCCACCGCCTGGTTCCATCGGCCAGTCCCCCACCGCCTGGTTCCATCGGCCAGTCTCCCACCGCCTGGTTCCATCGGCCAGTCTCCCACCGCCTGGTTGCATCGGCCAGTCCCTCACTGCCTGGTTCCATCGGCCAGTCCCCCACCGCCTGGTTCCATCGGCCAGTCTCCCACCGCCTGGTTCCATCGGCCAGTCCCCCACCGCCCGCAGAGGAACACGGCAGGAGTGCAGGCCTTCACTTCATCCTCTGGATTTAGCTTCAGTAGGGCAGGTGCCTCACTCACGCTCACATTCTCTAAAGTTTGGTAATGAGGAGCGTTCTCTGG